DNA from Gemmatimonadota bacterium:
GACAACGACCGCCTCGACTTCGACATCGCGGCCCGAGGGTCGGAGCGGCCGGACCGCTCCGCGCTCGACGTCGAGTTCAGCATGGGCGTGGACAACCGCGACTTCGAGATCGTGGGCGCGGTGAGCGGCGCCGAGGAGGGGCGCTCGGAGAGCGGGGACATCGACGTCCAGGTCCGCCACGGGCGCGAATCGCTGCGGGTGGACCTCACCGGGACGGGGACCTCCATCTCCGGCACGGTCTACCTGAACGGAGACACGTTCGCCACCGTCAGCGGAGATCCCGACGCGCCCACCTTCACGTCCGGGGACGGCGACCCGCTGACGCAACCCGAGCTGCTGGTGCTCTACCGGGTCGTGGACGTGGTGGAGGACGTCTTCGACCTGTTCGAGGATCTGCTCGACCCGGTGGACGAGATCGTCCTCCTGGCGGTGATCCTCTGATCGTCGGGGCCGGGGGCCGGTAGGTGCCGGCCCCCGCCCCTGGCCCGAACCCTGCATTTGCACGGCAAGAACCCGAGAAGGAGCGTTTCGATGTCGACTCCCCCGGTCCGCCTGGCGGCGGCCCTGTGCGCCCTGGGCGCCTTCGTCCTGCCGGCCCATCTGGTCGGCCAGAGCTCCACCACGCGCGGCTTGAGCCTGGGCTTCGCGCTGGAGGGCGCCAGCCTCAGCGTCGAGGGTGGCGATCCGTCGGGCGGGGGAGGGGCGGGGCTTCGCGTCGGCTACGGGTTCAACCGCATCGTGACGGTGTTCTTCGGCGTGGACGGCAACGCCATCGACGTGCAGGACGAGGACGCCCCCAACGGGGACTGGAAGATGGCGCACGTGGATCTGGGCGCCCGCTTCCACTTCGCCAACACGCTGCGTAGCTGGGTGCCGTACCTGGAGGCGGCGCTGACCGCCCGCGCGGTGTCCTTGGCGGACGCCGTGGTGGGCAACCAGACGGTTGGGGACCTCAGCTTCAACGGCGGCGCCTTCACGGCCGGCGGCGGCATCGCCTTCTACTTCAGCGAAGCCGTCGCGCTGGACGTGGAGCTTCTCGTGAGCGCGGGCGAGTTCACGTCCATCTCCGTCGACGCCGGGACCCTCAACATCCCCGACATCGACGCCGCCTCGAGCCGTCTGCGGCTGGGACTGAACTGGTGGCCGTGACGCGTCCGTAGTGCTGCGGATGGCGGGCTCGTCGCGAGGCCCTAGCTTCGCGACATGCCGGGCTTCGTCCACTACATCCCCATCCTGACCACCGCGATCGCGATCCCGTTCGCGATCACGTTGTTCAGGCACTGGTCCGCGCGGGGCGGCCCGCACGTCCTGTGGTGGGCGTTCGGCGTGGCGCTTTACGGCGTGGGCACGTTCGTCGAGGCGTCCGTCACGCTCTTCGGCTGGTCCCCGGGGCTCTTCCGCGCCTGGTACATCGCCGGAGCGCTGCTCGGCGGCGCGCCGCTGGCGCAGGGCACCGTCTACCTGCTCTTCGGAAGGCGCTTCGCGCACACCACCGCGGTGCTGCTCCTTTGCGTCGTGGTGGTCGCCGGCACGTGCGTCCTGCTCACCCCGCTGGATCTTGCCCGGGTCGAGCCCCACCGCCTCACCGGCCAGGTCATGGAGTGGCAGTGGGTGCGCCGTTTCAGCCCCTTCATCAACATCTACGCGTTCCTCTTCCTGGTGGGAGGCGCCGTCCTGTCGGCCTGGCGGTACCGCGCGCGGCCGGAGACGCGCCACCGCTTCGTGGGGAACGTCCTGATCGCCGTGGGCGCGCTCCTTCCCGGCATCGGCGGCACCGCCACCCGGATGGGGCACACGGAGG
Protein-coding regions in this window:
- a CDS encoding outer membrane beta-barrel protein produces the protein MSTPPVRLAAALCALGAFVLPAHLVGQSSTTRGLSLGFALEGASLSVEGGDPSGGGGAGLRVGYGFNRIVTVFFGVDGNAIDVQDEDAPNGDWKMAHVDLGARFHFANTLRSWVPYLEAALTARAVSLADAVVGNQTVGDLSFNGGAFTAGGGIAFYFSEAVALDVELLVSAGEFTSISVDAGTLNIPDIDAASSRLRLGLNWWP